Proteins from a genomic interval of Gordonia sp. SL306:
- the bphC gene encoding biphenyl-2,3-diol 1,2-dioxygenase — protein MTEIKGLGYLKIQTTDIDRWRTFAFDVLGFAQGSGPDEDALYLRMDERAARIVVVPGDTDEVVDIGWEVRDGAALARVQSALERAGAAVKPLSVEEAEARRVEQVISFTDPTGANVEVFHGPVLDHSPIVTPFGATFVTGAQGLGHVVLPTTDPVGALDFYTDVLGFLPRGAMRLPAPPEFGPMRIRFLGVNERHHSLALCPAPHGGAPGLIHVMVEVDSLDAVGQALDRVVKDGFSVSSTLGRHTNDKMVSFYVRAPGGWDIEFGTEGMKVDEAHYTAEEITADSYWGHDWSGSEPLAAM, from the coding sequence ATGACAGAGATCAAGGGTCTGGGCTACCTCAAGATCCAGACCACCGACATCGACCGTTGGCGCACCTTCGCGTTCGACGTATTGGGCTTCGCGCAGGGCAGCGGACCCGACGAGGACGCCCTGTACCTCCGGATGGACGAACGGGCAGCACGCATCGTCGTCGTGCCGGGTGACACCGACGAGGTCGTCGACATCGGCTGGGAAGTGCGCGACGGCGCGGCGCTGGCGCGAGTCCAGTCCGCGTTGGAACGGGCCGGCGCAGCCGTGAAGCCACTGTCCGTCGAAGAGGCCGAGGCCCGTCGCGTCGAGCAGGTCATCTCCTTCACCGATCCGACCGGGGCCAACGTCGAGGTGTTCCATGGACCGGTCCTGGATCACAGCCCGATCGTCACTCCGTTCGGCGCTACCTTCGTGACCGGCGCGCAGGGCCTTGGCCACGTGGTCTTACCGACCACCGACCCGGTCGGGGCCCTCGACTTCTACACCGATGTCCTCGGGTTCCTGCCCCGCGGAGCGATGCGCCTTCCGGCACCGCCGGAGTTCGGCCCGATGCGTATCCGGTTCCTCGGCGTCAACGAGCGCCATCACAGCCTCGCGCTCTGCCCTGCGCCCCACGGCGGAGCACCGGGTCTCATCCACGTGATGGTCGAGGTCGACTCCCTCGACGCGGTCGGCCAGGCCCTCGACCGTGTGGTCAAGGACGGCTTCTCCGTCTCGTCCACGCTGGGCCGGCACACCAACGACAAGATGGTGTCCTTCTACGTCCGGGCACCCGGGGGCTGGGACATCGAATTCGGCACCGAGGGCATGAAGGTGGACGAGGCCCACTACACGGCCGAGGAGATCACCGCCGACAGCTACTGGGGCCACGACTGGTCGGGAAGTGAGCCACTGGCTGCGATGTAG
- a CDS encoding acyl-CoA dehydrogenase family protein: MNEALENITALAEEIRGQADEAERIGRLPDETAKKLKAAGPIRLLQPKKYGGYEAHPREFAETVMAAAALDGATGWVCGIVGVHPWQLAFADPKVQEEVWGTDNDTWMASPYAPTGLAVPVDGGYVFNGRWQFSSGTDHCDWIFLGALLGTADGSIADPPTMLHMILPRSDYQIVDDSWNVVGLKGTGSKDIIVKDAFVPSYRVMNGDQVIDGTAQREYGVTETLYKMPWSNMFPLGISSAVIGIAEGALAAHLDYQRERVGAQGTAIKDDPYVLFAVGEAAADINAARQELLATVDTMWDIVDAGKEVSFDQRAAGRRTQVRAAWRAVMAVDQIFARSGGNALRMDKPLQRFWRDAHAGLNHAIHVPSTVYHASALSSLGIEPPEQLQKMI, translated from the coding sequence ATGAACGAAGCACTCGAGAACATCACCGCGCTGGCCGAGGAGATCCGCGGCCAGGCCGATGAGGCCGAGCGGATCGGCCGGCTGCCCGACGAGACCGCGAAGAAGCTCAAGGCGGCCGGTCCGATCCGCTTGCTGCAGCCCAAGAAGTACGGCGGCTACGAAGCTCATCCGCGTGAGTTCGCCGAGACCGTGATGGCCGCCGCCGCACTCGACGGTGCGACCGGGTGGGTCTGCGGCATCGTCGGCGTCCACCCGTGGCAGTTGGCGTTCGCGGATCCGAAGGTCCAGGAAGAGGTCTGGGGTACCGACAACGACACCTGGATGGCGTCACCGTATGCCCCGACAGGGCTCGCCGTCCCGGTCGACGGCGGATACGTCTTCAACGGCCGCTGGCAATTCAGCTCCGGCACCGATCACTGCGACTGGATCTTTCTCGGTGCACTGCTCGGCACGGCCGACGGGTCCATCGCCGATCCCCCGACGATGTTGCACATGATCCTGCCCCGCAGCGACTACCAGATCGTCGATGACTCATGGAACGTGGTCGGCCTCAAGGGAACCGGTTCCAAGGACATCATCGTCAAGGACGCCTTCGTCCCCTCGTACCGGGTGATGAACGGCGACCAGGTGATCGACGGCACAGCGCAGCGGGAGTACGGCGTGACCGAGACCCTCTACAAGATGCCGTGGTCCAACATGTTCCCGCTGGGCATCTCCTCGGCGGTCATCGGAATCGCGGAGGGCGCTCTCGCCGCGCACCTCGACTATCAGCGCGAACGGGTCGGCGCCCAGGGGACCGCGATCAAGGACGACCCCTACGTCTTGTTTGCCGTCGGCGAGGCCGCAGCAGACATCAACGCGGCCCGACAGGAGCTGCTGGCCACCGTCGACACCATGTGGGACATCGTCGATGCCGGCAAGGAGGTGTCGTTCGACCAGAGGGCCGCCGGGCGTCGGACCCAAGTGCGGGCCGCATGGCGGGCCGTGATGGCCGTGGATCAGATCTTTGCGCGCTCCGGGGGCAACGCCCTGCGCATGGACAAGCCACTGCAGCGATTCTGGCGCGACGCGCACGCCGGACTGAACCACGCAATTCACGTGCCGAGCACGGTCTATCACGCCTCGGCCCTCAGCTCGCTCGGCATCGAGCCACCCGAGCAGCTCCAGAAGATGATCTGA
- a CDS encoding Rieske 2Fe-2S domain-containing protein has protein sequence MLGHTNGQCPSETEEFRTIEAAAAPARFARGWHCLGLLDTFRDGQPHQVKAFGTTLVVFQAAETGKLHILDAYCRHMGGNLALGTIKGDSIACPFHDWRWGGNGRCTDIPYAKRVPPVAKTRSWPTLERNGQLFVWHDPQGSKPTDDVTIPEIEGFGSPEWTGWTWNSLLVEGSHCREIVDNVVDMAHFFYVHYAFPRYFKNVFEGHVATQYMRSTPRQDIEVGTNYDDPNSTLRSDASYFGPSYMIDWLWSEAQGMTIETVLINCHYPVSSNSFVLQYGAMVKKPEGMSDEAAAGMAAQFAQGVEMGFEQDIEIWKNKAPIDNPLLSEEDGPVYQLRRWYEQFYVDVDEVTDDMTNRFEFEIDTERAVQSWEAEVAENIANSNTLQAHA, from the coding sequence ATGCTGGGTCACACGAATGGTCAATGCCCCTCGGAAACCGAGGAGTTCAGAACGATCGAAGCGGCGGCCGCGCCGGCCCGTTTTGCCCGCGGCTGGCATTGCCTCGGGCTGCTCGACACTTTCCGGGACGGTCAGCCTCACCAGGTCAAGGCCTTCGGTACCACGCTGGTGGTCTTTCAGGCCGCGGAGACCGGGAAGCTCCACATCCTCGACGCCTATTGCCGGCACATGGGCGGAAACCTCGCACTCGGCACCATCAAAGGCGATTCGATCGCCTGCCCGTTCCATGACTGGCGCTGGGGCGGCAACGGCCGCTGCACCGACATCCCCTACGCCAAGCGGGTCCCCCCGGTGGCAAAGACCCGCTCGTGGCCGACGCTCGAGCGCAACGGACAGCTCTTCGTATGGCATGATCCGCAGGGCAGCAAGCCAACCGACGACGTGACGATCCCCGAGATCGAGGGATTCGGAAGTCCGGAATGGACCGGCTGGACGTGGAACTCGCTCCTCGTCGAAGGATCTCACTGCCGCGAGATCGTCGACAACGTGGTGGACATGGCGCACTTCTTCTACGTGCACTACGCGTTCCCCCGCTACTTCAAGAACGTCTTCGAAGGTCATGTCGCCACGCAGTACATGCGATCCACTCCTCGCCAGGACATCGAAGTGGGCACGAACTACGACGATCCGAACTCCACCTTGCGTTCCGACGCATCGTATTTCGGTCCGTCGTACATGATCGACTGGCTGTGGAGCGAGGCTCAGGGCATGACCATCGAGACGGTCTTGATCAATTGCCACTACCCGGTCTCGTCGAATTCCTTTGTGCTGCAGTACGGCGCGATGGTCAAGAAGCCCGAGGGCATGTCCGACGAGGCGGCCGCCGGCATGGCAGCACAGTTCGCCCAGGGCGTGGAGATGGGTTTCGAGCAGGACATCGAGATCTGGAAGAACAAAGCGCCCATCGACAACCCGCTGCTCTCTGAAGAGGACGGACCGGTATACCAGCTGCGCCGCTGGTACGAGCAGTTCTACGTCGATGTCGACGAGGTCACCGACGACATGACCAACCGCTTCGAGTTCGAGATCGACACCGAGCGGGCGGTGCAGAGCTGGGAGGCCGAGGTCGCCGAGAACATCGCCAACAGCAACACACTGCAAGCCCACGCCTGA